From the genome of Pseudomonas sp. TMP9, one region includes:
- a CDS encoding GNAT family N-acetyltransferase, which produces MFTLVHLDTPPPESLKSQVLQMVVDYLSDISPVSLTPSNPLYQLYQYVIGYEMHLYLQAMNSALDSRAQLVLALDDLDPSQVLGFALYLPAKDDPEACTLAYMAVQASQRRHGIARAMLQHIVTRHPHAELACVASKVPTFEAMGFRVLAAQGPQVLMNTRDHSSDGLFAVQDLRPIFQSKEVQQIHTYLLKQHGKKAMSDAEKQRDRLLDQMTQRALTLVHERRASGSVH; this is translated from the coding sequence ATGTTCACCCTCGTACACCTGGACACCCCGCCACCCGAGTCGCTGAAAAGCCAGGTGCTGCAGATGGTGGTGGACTACCTCAGTGACATCAGCCCGGTGTCACTGACACCCAGCAATCCGCTGTATCAGCTGTACCAATACGTAATCGGCTACGAAATGCATCTGTATTTACAGGCCATGAACAGTGCTTTGGACAGCCGCGCGCAGTTGGTGCTGGCGCTGGATGATCTCGACCCGTCACAGGTGCTGGGCTTTGCCCTGTACCTGCCGGCCAAGGATGACCCCGAGGCCTGCACCCTGGCCTATATGGCCGTGCAGGCCAGCCAGCGTAGACACGGGATTGCTCGGGCCATGCTGCAGCACATAGTCACGCGCCACCCGCATGCCGAATTGGCCTGTGTGGCCAGCAAAGTACCGACCTTCGAGGCCATGGGTTTTCGCGTGCTGGCGGCGCAGGGGCCGCAGGTGCTGATGAATACCCGTGATCACAGCTCGGATGGGCTGTTTGCTGTGCAGGACCTGAGGCCCATCTTCCAGTCCAAGGAAGTCCAGCAGATCCACACCTACCTGCTCAAGCAGCACGGTAAAAAGGCCATGAGCGACGCGGAAAAACAGCGCGACCGCCTGCTCGACCAGATGACCCAGCGCGCACTGACGCTGGTACACGAACGCCGCGCCTCAGGCTCCGTGCACTGA
- a CDS encoding class I SAM-dependent methyltransferase, giving the protein MPVNALYTDLSDYYDLMCADIDYQAQSHCIHRLQRLFGNAGSRHLDLACGTGPHVRYFLDAGYTSSGLDINQPMLDKAAIRCPQAHFSVQDMCAFSMSEPQDLITCFLYSIHYSAGIERLKACIASVHAALAANGLFCFNVVDKGKIDNSLFTAHNAEHDHSQFIFSSGWHYPGEGEQQLLKLRIEKVTAGQTEVWHDEHPMVALSFVELQALLQPYFEVHVLAHDYQKLIPWDGASGNALFACVKIG; this is encoded by the coding sequence ATGCCCGTTAATGCCCTCTATACTGACCTGTCTGATTATTACGACCTGATGTGCGCCGATATCGACTACCAGGCGCAAAGCCACTGCATCCATCGGCTGCAGCGGTTGTTTGGCAACGCCGGCAGTCGCCACCTGGATTTGGCCTGCGGGACGGGGCCGCATGTGCGCTATTTTCTCGATGCGGGCTACACCAGCAGCGGCCTGGATATCAACCAGCCGATGTTGGACAAGGCCGCCATCCGCTGCCCGCAGGCGCACTTCTCGGTGCAGGATATGTGCGCTTTCAGCATGAGCGAGCCGCAGGACCTGATCACCTGCTTTCTCTATTCCATCCACTACAGCGCTGGCATTGAGCGGCTAAAAGCCTGCATCGCCAGTGTGCATGCGGCGCTCGCCGCCAATGGCTTGTTCTGCTTTAACGTGGTTGATAAGGGCAAGATCGATAACAGCCTGTTTACCGCACACAACGCCGAGCATGACCACAGCCAGTTCATCTTTAGCTCTGGCTGGCATTACCCGGGTGAGGGTGAGCAGCAGTTATTGAAGCTGCGGATTGAGAAGGTGACAGCCGGGCAAACCGAGGTGTGGCACGACGAACACCCGATGGTTGCGCTGAGTTTCGTTGAGTTGCAGGCGCTGCTACAGCCGTACTTTGAGGTGCATGTACTGGCGCATGATTACCAGAAGCTCATCCCGTGGGACGGGGCGTCTGGGAATGCCTTGTTTGCCTGCGTAAAAATCGGCTGA
- a CDS encoding glycine zipper 2TM domain-containing protein, with protein MSISKLLFTGILLSTLGLSGCSNMSHQDKTTAGGAVVGGVAGHLLCGGVLCTGVGAAVGGVIGHEVGKDDKKK; from the coding sequence ATGAGCATTTCAAAACTGCTGTTCACCGGCATTCTGCTGTCCACTTTGGGCTTGAGTGGTTGCTCGAATATGTCTCACCAAGACAAAACCACCGCAGGCGGCGCCGTGGTCGGCGGGGTGGCCGGTCATTTGTTGTGCGGCGGCGTGCTGTGCACCGGCGTTGGCGCTGCTGTTGGCGGGGTGATTGGTCACGAAGTGGGTAAAGACGACAAGAAAAAATAG
- a CDS encoding transposase: MPNYRRARVAGATYFFTVNLRDRSSNLLIREIELLRETVRATRLRHPFHIDAWVVLPEHMHCMWTLPPGDADFALRWKVIKFAFAKRMLLTETRTINQQRRRERGIWQRRYWEHLIRDERDYQRHFDYIHYNPIKHGHVERLADWPYSSFHRAVAQGVYSEDWCVEPEPAASGFGE, encoded by the coding sequence ATGCCCAACTACCGCCGCGCCCGTGTTGCCGGTGCCACTTACTTCTTTACCGTCAACCTGCGTGACCGCAGCAGCAATCTGCTGATCCGTGAAATCGAGCTATTGCGCGAAACGGTGCGCGCAACGCGGTTGCGGCATCCCTTCCATATCGATGCCTGGGTGGTACTGCCCGAACACATGCACTGCATGTGGACACTGCCACCCGGCGATGCCGACTTTGCGCTGCGCTGGAAGGTCATCAAATTCGCCTTCGCCAAACGTATGCTACTCACGGAGACGCGCACCATAAATCAACAACGCAGGCGCGAGCGTGGCATCTGGCAACGGCGCTACTGGGAACACCTGATCCGTGATGAACGGGATTACCAACGCCACTTCGACTACATCCATTACAACCCCATCAAACACGGGCATGTCGAACGGCTGGCGGACTGGCCCTATTCAAGCTTTCACCGTGCCGTGGCACAGGGGGTGTATTCAGAAGATTGGTGCGTCGAGCCGGAGCCGGCGGCGAGCGGTTTTGGGGAGTGA
- a CDS encoding ribonucleotide-diphosphate reductase subunit beta: MLSWDEFDKEDGSDAVVANNASAHLADMSFDKLDQVGGAAAVEARAVAGDDSAAVARAKASLDQLDIAEGLAELEGTAARVAVDEKRMINCRADLNQLVPFKYDWAWQKYLDGCANHWMPQEVNMNADIALWKTPDGLTDDERRIVMRNLGFFSTADSLVANNLALAVYRLITNPECRQYILRQTFEEAIHTHAYQYCIESLGMDEGAIFNMYHEIPSVAKKASWGLKYTRSISDPTFNTGTVETDKELLRNLIAYYCVLEGIFFYCGFTQILSMGRRNKMTGVAEQFQYILRDESMHLNFGIDVINQIKIENPHLWDAQLKDEATQMILQGTQLEIEYARDTMPRGVLGMNAAMMEDYLKFIANRRLTQIGLKEEYPGTTNPFPWMSEIMDLKKEKNFFETRVIEYQTGGALSWD, translated from the coding sequence ATGCTGAGCTGGGATGAATTTGACAAGGAAGACGGCAGCGATGCCGTTGTAGCTAACAACGCCTCTGCCCACCTGGCAGACATGAGCTTCGACAAACTCGACCAAGTTGGCGGTGCTGCCGCCGTTGAAGCTCGTGCCGTGGCTGGCGATGACAGTGCTGCTGTAGCACGTGCAAAAGCCTCACTCGACCAACTCGACATCGCCGAAGGCCTGGCCGAGCTGGAAGGCACTGCCGCGCGCGTTGCCGTTGATGAAAAACGCATGATCAACTGTCGCGCCGACCTCAACCAACTCGTACCCTTCAAGTACGACTGGGCTTGGCAGAAGTACCTGGATGGTTGCGCCAACCACTGGATGCCGCAAGAAGTGAACATGAACGCCGACATCGCGTTGTGGAAAACCCCAGACGGCCTGACCGACGACGAACGCCGCATCGTTATGCGCAACCTCGGCTTCTTCTCCACCGCCGACAGCCTGGTGGCTAACAACCTCGCCCTGGCCGTGTACCGCCTGATCACCAACCCGGAGTGCCGCCAGTACATCCTGCGCCAGACCTTCGAAGAGGCGATCCATACCCACGCCTACCAGTACTGCATCGAATCGCTGGGCATGGATGAAGGCGCGATCTTCAACATGTACCACGAGATTCCATCGGTCGCGAAGAAAGCCAGCTGGGGCCTCAAGTACACTCGCTCGATCTCCGATCCGACCTTCAACACCGGCACGGTCGAGACCGACAAAGAACTGCTGCGCAACCTGATCGCCTACTACTGCGTACTGGAAGGCATCTTCTTCTATTGCGGCTTCACCCAGATCCTCTCCATGGGTCGCCGCAACAAAATGACCGGCGTGGCTGAGCAGTTCCAGTACATCCTGCGTGACGAGTCCATGCACTTGAACTTCGGCATCGACGTGATCAACCAGATCAAGATCGAAAACCCGCACCTGTGGGATGCCCAGCTCAAAGACGAAGCCACCCAGATGATCCTGCAGGGCACTCAGCTGGAAATCGAATACGCACGCGACACCATGCCGCGCGGCGTACTGGGCATGAACGCCGCGATGATGGAGGACTACCTCAAGTTCATCGCCAACCGTCGTCTGACCCAGATTGGTTTGAAGGAAGAGTACCCAGGCACCACTAACCCCTTCCCATGGATGAGCGAAATCATGGACTTGAAGAAAGAGAAGAACTTCTTCGAGACGCGGGTTATTGAGTATCAGACCGGTGGGGCGTTGAGCTGGGATTGA
- a CDS encoding ribonucleoside-diphosphate reductase subunit alpha: MHTDSTRETPKAAAPQASDNLDVAATAPGQLRVIKRNGTVVPYTDDKITVAITKAFLAVEGGTAAASSRIHETVARLTEQVSATFKRRMPSGGTIHIEEIQDQVELALMRSGEQKVARDYVIYRESRSQARKSVAATDIAQPHPSIRVTHLDGTVAPLDMGRLDTIIREACEGLAEVDGALIQKETLKNLYDGVAQSDVSTALVMTARTLVEREPNYSYVTARLLMDNIRAEALNYLGVAVSATHHEMVDFYAQALPAYIAKGIELELLNPVLATFDLEKLGKAINHERDQQFTYLGLQTLYDRYFIHKDGVRIELPQVFFMRVAMGLAIEEKHKEDRAIEFYNLLSSFDYMSSTPTLFNAGTLRPQLSSCYLTTVPDDLSGIYHAIHDNAMLSKFAGGLGNDWTPVRSLGAYIKGTNGKSQGVVPFLKVVNDTAVAVNQGGKRKGAVCAYLETWHMDIEEFIELRKNTGDDRRRTHDMNTANWIPDLFMKRVFDDGQWTLFSPSEVPDLHDLTGKAFEERYEYYEALTQFGGKIKLFKTIQAKDLWRKMLSMLFETGHPWLTFKDPCNLRSPQQHVGVVHSSNLCTEITLNTNADEIAVCNLGSINLPNHIKDGKLDTAKLEKTVNTAVRMLDNVIDINYYSVPQARNSNFKHRPVGLGIMGFQDALYLQHIAYGSDAAVEFADKSMEAVSYYAIQASCDLADERGSYETFQGSLWSKGILPLDSQQILIEQRGQKYIDVDLTESLDWAPVRARVQKGIRNSNIMAIAPTATIANITGVSQSIEPTYQNLYVKSNLSGEFTVINPYLVRDLKARGLWDSVMINDLKYYDGSVQQIERIPQELKELYATAFEVDTKWIVDAASRRQKWIDQAQSLNLYIAGASGKKLDVTYRMAWYRGLKTTYYLRALAATSTEKSTISTGKLNAVSNGGIDEGFSAAPAKAADVEMSAGPAPVPKACAIDEPDCEACQ; this comes from the coding sequence ATGCATACCGACAGCACTCGCGAGACGCCCAAGGCCGCTGCGCCACAAGCCAGCGACAACCTTGACGTGGCCGCTACCGCGCCAGGTCAGCTGCGTGTGATCAAGCGTAATGGCACCGTGGTGCCGTACACCGACGACAAGATCACCGTGGCCATCACCAAGGCTTTTCTCGCTGTTGAAGGCGGCACCGCTGCCGCCTCGTCGCGTATTCATGAAACCGTTGCGCGCCTGACCGAACAAGTTAGCGCCACCTTTAAGCGCCGCATGCCATCAGGCGGCACTATCCATATCGAAGAAATCCAAGACCAAGTCGAATTGGCCCTGATGCGTTCCGGCGAGCAGAAAGTGGCCCGCGACTACGTGATCTACCGTGAGTCGCGCAGCCAGGCGCGCAAGAGCGTTGCAGCCACTGATATCGCCCAGCCGCACCCCAGCATCCGCGTCACCCACCTCGACGGTACTGTTGCGCCGCTGGACATGGGCCGCCTGGACACCATCATCCGTGAGGCCTGCGAAGGCCTGGCTGAAGTCGATGGCGCCCTGATCCAGAAAGAAACCCTGAAGAACCTCTACGACGGCGTTGCACAAAGCGACGTCAGCACCGCGCTGGTGATGACCGCCCGCACCCTGGTTGAGCGTGAGCCGAACTACAGCTACGTCACCGCCCGCCTGCTGATGGACAACATCCGCGCCGAAGCGCTGAACTACCTCGGTGTCGCGGTCAGCGCCACCCACCATGAAATGGTCGACTTCTACGCCCAAGCATTGCCGGCCTACATCGCCAAAGGCATTGAGCTGGAACTGCTCAACCCGGTGCTGGCCACCTTTGACCTGGAAAAACTCGGCAAGGCGATCAACCACGAGCGCGATCAGCAGTTCACCTACCTGGGCCTGCAGACTCTTTACGACCGCTACTTCATCCACAAAGATGGCGTACGCATCGAGCTGCCACAGGTGTTCTTTATGCGCGTGGCCATGGGCCTGGCGATTGAAGAGAAGCACAAAGAAGACCGCGCCATCGAGTTCTACAACCTGCTGTCCTCGTTCGACTACATGTCGTCCACGCCGACCCTGTTCAACGCCGGCACCCTGCGTCCGCAGCTGTCGTCGTGCTACCTGACCACCGTGCCGGATGACCTGTCGGGCATTTATCACGCCATCCACGACAACGCCATGCTCTCCAAGTTTGCCGGTGGTTTGGGTAACGACTGGACCCCAGTGCGTTCGCTGGGCGCCTACATCAAGGGTACCAACGGCAAATCCCAGGGCGTTGTACCGTTCCTTAAAGTGGTAAACGACACCGCTGTTGCAGTTAACCAGGGCGGCAAGCGCAAGGGCGCGGTCTGCGCCTACCTGGAAACCTGGCACATGGACATCGAAGAGTTCATCGAGCTGCGTAAAAACACCGGTGACGACCGTCGCCGCACCCACGACATGAACACGGCCAACTGGATCCCTGACCTGTTTATGAAGCGCGTGTTCGACGATGGCCAATGGACCCTGTTTTCGCCAAGCGAAGTACCCGACCTACACGACCTCACCGGTAAAGCCTTCGAGGAGCGCTACGAGTACTACGAAGCCCTGACCCAGTTCGGCGGTAAGATCAAGCTGTTCAAGACCATCCAAGCCAAAGATCTGTGGCGCAAGATGCTCTCCATGCTGTTTGAAACCGGCCACCCATGGCTGACCTTCAAAGACCCATGCAACCTGCGCAGCCCGCAGCAGCACGTGGGCGTGGTCCACAGCTCGAACCTGTGCACCGAGATCACCTTGAACACCAACGCCGACGAAATCGCCGTGTGTAACTTGGGCTCGATCAACCTGCCGAACCACATCAAAGACGGCAAGCTGGACACCGCAAAGCTGGAAAAAACCGTCAACACCGCTGTACGCATGCTCGATAACGTTATCGACATCAACTACTACAGCGTGCCGCAGGCGCGTAACTCCAACTTCAAGCACCGCCCGGTAGGCCTTGGCATCATGGGCTTCCAGGACGCGCTGTACCTGCAGCACATCGCCTACGGCTCGGACGCCGCCGTTGAGTTCGCCGACAAGTCGATGGAAGCGGTCAGCTACTACGCCATCCAGGCTTCCTGTGACCTGGCCGACGAGCGCGGCAGCTATGAGACCTTCCAAGGTTCGTTGTGGAGCAAAGGCATCCTGCCGCTGGATTCGCAGCAGATTTTGATCGAGCAGCGCGGCCAGAAGTACATCGACGTTGACCTGACCGAGTCCCTGGACTGGGCACCGGTGCGCGCCCGTGTGCAGAAAGGCATTCGTAACTCCAACATCATGGCCATCGCCCCGACCGCCACCATCGCCAACATCACCGGTGTGTCGCAGTCGATCGAACCGACCTACCAGAACCTCTATGTGAAATCGAACCTGTCGGGCGAATTCACCGTGATCAACCCCTACCTGGTTCGTGACCTCAAAGCCCGCGGCCTGTGGGACTCGGTGATGATCAACGACCTCAAGTACTACGACGGCTCCGTGCAGCAGATCGAGCGTATCCCGCAAGAGCTGAAAGAGCTCTATGCCACCGCGTTTGAAGTCGACACCAAGTGGATTGTTGACGCCGCCAGCCGCCGCCAGAAGTGGATCGACCAAGCCCAGTCGCTGAACCTGTACATCGCTGGCGCCTCGGGCAAGAAGCTCGACGTGACCTACCGCATGGCCTGGTACCGTGGCCTGAAAACCACCTACTACCTCCGTGCTCTGGCTGCGACCAGCACCGAGAAGTCCACCATCAGCACCGGCAAACTGAATGCAGTGTCCAATGGCGGCATCGACGAAGGCTTTAGCGCCGCACCGGCCAAGGCAGCGGATGTAGAAATGAGTGCCGGTCCAGCACCCGTGCCAAAGGCTTGTGCGATCGACGAGCCAGACTGCGAAGCGTGTCAATAA
- a CDS encoding response regulator yields the protein MEQQDWQILIVEDDQRLAELTREYLQSNGLNVSIEMDGAKAAARILQEQPDLVILDLMLPGEDGLSICRKVRGQYEGPILMLTARTDDMDQVLGLEMGADDYVYKPVRPRVLLARIRALLRRHESNEAQELSERRRLQFGPLVIDSAMREAWLGEQGIELTSAEFDLLWLLTSNAGRILSREEIFNALRGIEYDGQDRSIDVRISRIRPKIGDDPMHPRLIKTVRSKGYLFVAEAAEAMA from the coding sequence GTGGAGCAGCAAGATTGGCAAATTCTAATCGTGGAAGACGATCAACGTCTGGCTGAGTTGACCCGTGAATACTTGCAAAGCAACGGCCTTAATGTGTCCATTGAAATGGACGGTGCCAAGGCGGCTGCGCGGATTTTGCAGGAGCAACCTGACCTGGTGATTCTCGACCTGATGCTGCCGGGCGAGGATGGCTTATCGATCTGCCGCAAGGTGCGCGGGCAATACGAGGGGCCGATTCTGATGCTGACCGCACGCACCGACGACATGGATCAGGTGCTCGGCCTGGAGATGGGTGCGGACGACTATGTCTACAAGCCAGTGCGTCCGCGCGTGTTGCTGGCGCGTATCCGCGCGCTGCTGCGCCGCCATGAAAGCAATGAGGCGCAAGAGCTGAGCGAGCGCCGGCGTTTGCAGTTCGGCCCGCTGGTGATCGACAGTGCCATGCGCGAGGCCTGGCTGGGTGAGCAGGGCATTGAGCTGACCAGTGCCGAGTTCGATTTGTTGTGGCTGCTGACCTCCAACGCCGGGCGGATTCTCTCCCGCGAGGAAATCTTCAACGCCCTGCGCGGCATTGAGTACGACGGCCAGGACCGCTCCATCGACGTGCGTATTTCGCGTATTCGGCCGAAAATCGGTGATGACCCGATGCACCCGCGCTTGATCAAAACGGTGCGCAGCAAGGGTTATCTGTTTGTGGCCGAGGCAGCCGAGGCCATGGCATGA
- a CDS encoding ATP-binding protein, which produces MNSIFLRIYAGMLAVLVLVALLGVGALQLLNDVRVDQYRERLAQGTFRLMADNLTPMVDIERRRAVAVWGRLLGIPMQVSSLPEAGLDSSARNNLRRGQVLVQQTGPHEARIYSQLGEQPLLLVADVQQVSEQLARATSFLLIDELVRYPWDEQPSRLAALKRDKRFGFDLRLVRLDQADLDPDQRRRVDEGDTVMALGRGGDSIYVFSGIVDTPWVLEIGPLYQMDPYPAQWLVLIGALSLSLIGMMVYLLVRPLEQRLRDVEAAATQIASGRLDARAPTRGTDSVARLAAAFNAMAEHLQRSLGIQREMVRAVSHELRTPVARLRFGLEMIGDAQTDAARRKYMAGMDNDIQDLDKLVDEMLTYARLEQGAPALNFQQVDLNELIDQVVTELAPLRASVRVEHGPSRDALDGGGACVEAELRYLHRALQNLVSNAMRHAESRVRVSYQIGAQRCRVDVEDDGPGVPEEAWEHIFTPFLRLDDSRTRASGGHGLGLSIVRRITYWHSGRAQISRSESLGGACFTLIWPRKQG; this is translated from the coding sequence ATGAATTCGATCTTCCTGCGTATCTATGCCGGCATGCTGGCCGTGCTGGTGCTGGTGGCATTGCTCGGTGTCGGCGCGCTGCAGTTACTTAACGACGTGCGTGTGGATCAATACCGCGAACGTCTGGCCCAGGGCACCTTCCGCCTGATGGCTGATAACCTCACGCCGATGGTGGACATTGAGCGGCGCCGCGCCGTCGCGGTGTGGGGGCGTTTGCTCGGTATTCCGATGCAGGTCTCGTCGCTGCCTGAGGCTGGCCTCGACAGCAGCGCGCGCAACAACCTGCGCCGTGGCCAGGTGCTGGTGCAGCAGACCGGCCCGCACGAGGCGCGCATTTACAGCCAGCTGGGGGAACAGCCGCTGTTGCTGGTCGCCGATGTGCAGCAGGTCAGTGAGCAACTGGCGCGTGCCACCAGCTTTTTGTTGATTGATGAGCTGGTGCGCTACCCCTGGGACGAGCAGCCAAGCCGGCTGGCCGCGCTTAAGCGCGATAAGCGCTTCGGTTTCGACCTGCGCCTAGTGCGCCTCGATCAGGCCGACCTCGACCCTGACCAGCGTCGCCGCGTGGATGAAGGCGATACGGTGATGGCCTTGGGCCGTGGCGGTGACAGCATTTATGTGTTCTCCGGCATCGTCGACACGCCTTGGGTGCTGGAAATCGGTCCTCTTTACCAGATGGACCCTTACCCGGCGCAATGGTTGGTGCTGATCGGCGCACTTAGCCTGAGCCTGATCGGCATGATGGTTTACCTGTTGGTGCGGCCGCTGGAGCAGCGCTTGCGTGACGTCGAGGCGGCGGCCACGCAGATTGCCAGTGGCCGCTTGGATGCCCGCGCGCCAACCCGTGGCACAGATTCAGTGGCGCGGCTGGCAGCGGCTTTTAACGCCATGGCTGAGCACCTGCAGCGGTCTTTGGGTATTCAGCGGGAGATGGTGCGGGCGGTGTCACACGAACTGCGCACGCCAGTGGCGCGGTTGCGTTTCGGCCTGGAGATGATCGGTGATGCGCAAACCGATGCGGCGCGGCGTAAATACATGGCGGGCATGGACAATGATATTCAGGACCTCGACAAGTTGGTCGACGAAATGCTCACCTACGCACGCCTCGAGCAGGGTGCGCCAGCGCTGAACTTCCAGCAGGTCGACCTGAATGAGCTGATCGATCAAGTGGTTACCGAGCTGGCTCCGCTGCGCGCCAGCGTGCGGGTTGAACACGGCCCTTCACGCGATGCCTTGGATGGCGGCGGCGCCTGTGTTGAGGCTGAGCTGCGCTACCTGCACCGTGCCCTGCAGAACTTGGTGAGCAACGCCATGCGCCATGCTGAGTCGCGGGTGCGGGTGAGTTACCAGATAGGCGCGCAGCGTTGCCGGGTGGATGTCGAAGATGACGGCCCCGGCGTGCCGGAAGAGGCCTGGGAGCACATTTTTACACCCTTTTTGCGCTTGGACGACAGCCGCACCCGCGCCTCTGGCGGACATGGTCTGGGTTTGTCCATCGTGCGCCGTATCACCTACTGGCACAGCGGTCGTGCGCAAATCAGCCGCAGCGAAAGCCTCGGTGGAGCGTGCTTTACCCTGATCTGGCCGCGTAAGCAGGGGTGA
- a CDS encoding RluA family pseudouridine synthase, which yields MPLSQVEILHQDAALLVINKPTLLLSVPGRAEDNRDCLVTRLQENGYPEARIVHRLDWETSGIIVLARDADSHRELSRQFHDRETEKAYTALCWGQPELDSGSIDLPLRYDPPTKPRHVVDHEQGKHALTYWKVLERCGDFCRVELTPITGRSHQLRVHMLSIGHPLLGDGLYAHAQALAAYPRLCLHARMLCLTHPQTGERMRFECLAPF from the coding sequence ATGCCCCTCAGCCAAGTAGAAATTCTCCACCAAGACGCCGCCCTGCTGGTGATTAACAAGCCCACCCTACTGCTGTCGGTGCCCGGCCGCGCGGAAGATAATCGTGATTGCTTGGTCACCCGCCTGCAGGAAAACGGTTACCCAGAAGCACGCATCGTCCATCGCCTGGACTGGGAAACCTCAGGCATCATCGTTCTCGCCCGCGACGCCGACAGCCACCGCGAACTGTCGCGCCAGTTCCACGACCGCGAAACCGAGAAAGCCTACACCGCGCTGTGCTGGGGCCAACCCGAGCTGGACAGCGGCAGCATCGACCTGCCACTGCGTTACGACCCACCGACTAAACCACGCCACGTGGTCGACCATGAACAAGGCAAACATGCGTTGACCTACTGGAAAGTGCTGGAGCGTTGCGGCGATTTTTGCCGCGTCGAGCTCACACCGATCACTGGCCGCTCACACCAACTGCGCGTGCACATGCTCTCCATCGGTCATCCGCTGCTCGGCGACGGCCTGTATGCCCACGCGCAAGCGCTCGCCGCCTACCCACGCCTGTGCCTGCACGCCCGCATGCTCTGCCTGACCCATCCGCAAACAGGCGAGCGCATGCGCTTTGAGTGCCTGGCACCGTTTTAA
- the minE gene encoding cell division topological specificity factor MinE, giving the protein MNIFDFFRERKKETTASIAKERLQIIVAHERGQRSQPDYLPALQQELVEVIRKYVNIDSDQVQVALENQGSCSILELNITLPDR; this is encoded by the coding sequence ATGAATATTTTTGATTTCTTTCGTGAGCGAAAGAAAGAAACCACGGCGTCTATTGCCAAAGAACGCCTGCAAATCATCGTCGCCCACGAGCGCGGCCAGCGCAGCCAGCCGGACTACCTGCCAGCCCTGCAGCAAGAGCTGGTTGAAGTGATCCGCAAGTACGTCAACATCGACTCGGATCAAGTCCAGGTCGCACTGGAAAACCAAGGCAGCTGTTCCATTTTGGAACTCAACATCACCCTGCCAGACCGCTAA
- the minD gene encoding septum site-determining protein MinD, whose product MAKILVVTSGKGGVGKTTTSAAIGTGLALRGHKTVIVDFDVGLRNLDLIMGCERRVVYDFVNVVNGEATLSQALIKDKRLDNLFVLAASQTRDKDALTQEGVEKVINGLRETFEYVVCDSPAGIEKGAHLAMYFADEAIVVTNPEVSSVRDSDRMLGLLASKSRRAEKGEEPIKEHLLLTRYNPERVVKGEMLGVEDVEEILAIRLLGVIPESQAVLKASNQGVPVILDDQSDAGQAYSDAVDRLLGKEVAHRFLDVQKKGFMQRMFGGRE is encoded by the coding sequence TTGGCCAAGATCCTCGTTGTTACGTCCGGTAAAGGTGGTGTTGGTAAAACCACCACCAGCGCTGCCATTGGTACCGGCCTTGCCCTTCGCGGGCACAAAACTGTCATCGTCGATTTCGACGTCGGCCTGCGTAACCTTGACTTGATCATGGGCTGCGAACGACGCGTGGTGTATGACTTCGTCAACGTGGTCAACGGCGAAGCGACCCTGTCGCAGGCGCTGATTAAAGATAAGCGCCTGGATAATCTGTTTGTGTTGGCTGCCAGCCAGACGCGCGACAAAGATGCGCTGACCCAGGAAGGCGTTGAGAAAGTTATCAACGGGCTGCGTGAAACCTTCGAATACGTGGTCTGCGACTCGCCGGCCGGTATCGAAAAAGGCGCGCACTTGGCCATGTACTTCGCTGATGAAGCGATTGTGGTGACCAACCCGGAGGTTTCCTCGGTGCGTGACTCAGACCGCATGCTCGGCCTGTTGGCGAGCAAATCGCGGCGTGCCGAGAAAGGCGAAGAGCCGATCAAGGAACACTTGCTGCTGACCCGCTATAACCCAGAACGTGTGGTCAAAGGCGAAATGCTCGGCGTGGAAGACGTTGAGGAAATCCTCGCCATCCGCCTGCTCGGCGTGATCCCTGAGTCGCAAGCGGTGCTCAAGGCCTCGAACCAAGGTGTGCCGGTGATTCTGGATGACCAGAGCGACGCAGGCCAAGCCTACAGCGACGCGGTTGACCGCCTGCTGGGCAAGGAAGTGGCGCATCGGTTCCTCGATGTGCAAAAGAAGGGATTCATGCAGCGCATGTTTGGGGGTCGTGAATGA